The Pygocentrus nattereri isolate fPygNat1 chromosome 1, fPygNat1.pri, whole genome shotgun sequence genome window below encodes:
- the LOC108416407 gene encoding interferon tau-2-like, which yields MAFQCLSWISILLCIAQVSSMPTKCQLQRTLMAKTHNLLETMVCRPLEEDVGAAKAVYKSLMKVSSLMESDSFPQSWDADKLVKFQIIVDRQIEESECITRIKTQKEEDDFAVRDAALTDYFDKLEKLLKEKEFSVCAWEVVRREVLSVLQFILVENSNNFW from the exons ATGGCATTTCAGTGTTTGTCTTGGATCAGCATTCTTCTCTGCATTGCGCAGGTCAGCTCAATGCCCACTAAATGCCAGCTTCAGCGGACGCTCATGGCAAAAACCCACAACTTGCTGGAGACCATGGTATGTAGACCCCTAGAAGAA GATGTGGGGGCCGCAAAGGCTGTTTATAAGAGCCTGATGAAGGTGAGCTCCCTGATGGAGAGCGATAGTTTTCCACAGTCCTGGGACGCTGATAAGCTTGTAAAGTTTCAGATCATTGTGGACCGACAGATCGAGGAGAGCGAATGT ATCACGAGAATCAAAACACAAAAGGAAGAAGATGATTTTGCTGTGAGAGACGCTGCACTTACAGACTATTTTGACAAACTCGAGAAACTTTTGAAAGAAAAG GAGTTCAGTGTGTGCGCGTGGGAAGTGGTTCGCAGGGAGGTGCTGTCTGTTCTGCAGTTCATTCTGGTGGAGAACTCAAACAATTTTTGGTGA